The Halovivax ruber XH-70 genome includes the window GGCCCGTGCGGAGTTTTGCGATCGGTGTGAGCGCGCGCAGCAGGCGGGCGGCCCGGTCGGGGTCCGTCGGGCCCGACAGGGGCGTCTCGGCCTCTGTGGCGCCATCGCCGTCTCCGCTCTCCTCGTTCCGGTCGGCCCGTTCGTCTCGCGAGAGGAGTGCCGCGGCCTCGAACGTGAACGCCGTCGCGGCCTCGTAATCGACCGTCATGTCGACCAGGTCCTCGCGCATGAGCGGGTACTCGTCGATCGTCGAGCCGAAGGCCTCGCGCGTGGCCGCCTGTACCCGGCTCTCGAGCAGTGCCCGGCCCATCACGCCACAGGATGCGGCGGCGTTCGCCAGCCGCTCGACGTTCAGCATCTCGGCCATCTGGCGGAAGCCCGCGCCCTCCTCGCCGACGAGGATCGCCTTCGCGCCGTCGAACTCGACCTCGCCGGTGGGAACGGAGATGGTCCCCAGTTTGTCTTTCAGCCGGCGGTACAGCTGGTCGTTCACCAGGTCGGGATCGAGGGCGCCGTCGGAGCCGCCCGCGGGACCGTTCCTGCGGTCGTTCGTCCCGTACCGGTCGCCCTTGGTCAACGGCCCGTCGACCGCCTCCGGGTCGGCGTGCGGGACGAGAAACATCGAGAGTCCGGCCGTTCCTTCGGGGGCGTCCGGTGTCCGGGCGAGCGCCAGCGTCCCTTCGGCATCGATGTTCGAACAAAACCACTTCTCGCCCGCGAGTCGCCAGTACCCCGATTCCTCGTCGTACTCGGCGGTCGTCTCGATCGAGCCGACGTCGCTGCCGCCCTGCTCCTCGGTGAGGAACATCGCGCCCTCGATCAGGTCGTCGTACTCGCGACTCACGAGCGCCTCGTAATAGGGATCGGTCGCCTCGTCGCCGAATTTCCGGAGGACGACCGCCGCCCCCATCGTCATCGCGACGGGACAGCCGAAGCCGGCGTCGGCGTACGAAAGCAGGGTGAGCATCCCGAGCGCGTGGCTCATCGCCATCGGTTTCTCGCGGCCCGGCGGGGCCTCGAACGCGTCGGCGACGATGCCGCGTTCGTAGACGAGGCAGTCGTTTTCCAGCTGTTCGGCCGGATAGCGAACGAAGTTCTGGATCTCCCCGTACCGGTTCCAGGGGTCGAGTTCGGGACCGGTGGCGTCGACCCGGTCGGCGTTGTCCGCGACCGTGTGGCCCCCCAGTTCGCCGAACGATTCGAGTCGGCGCTCGGCCCAGCCGAACTCGTCGGTGGCCATCACCCGGCGCAGTTCGCGCCGGAGCGTCGGGTCGAGCGTCCAGTAATTGACGTGGCGTCCTCGTTCGAACTGGCCGAAGTCGATCCCCTCGCTCGTCGGTGAACGCCCCTCGGTCATGACCGTACGCAGCACGCGCCAGGTGGTAAAGATCCCGGCGGTGAGCCGTCTCTGGAGGGGCGTCTGGCCCAGTCCGTCCCGTACGAGTCCGTCGCGGCCGTGTTATTCGACGCGAGTCAGCCGCGTCCGCGGGAAGAGGTAGATCTGCAGGTCGCGCGGCACGGGACCGTTTCGCTGGACCGTCGCGTGGGGGTAGACCGCGGCGACGACCGGGACGTCGCCGTCGTAGCCGCTGTTCGTGCCGTAGTCGGCGACCGGTTCGCCGGTGGCGGGGACGGCCGTGGCGTCGGCGCGGCGGTCGGAGACGGCGACGACGGTGACGCGAGCGTCGGTCTCGCGATCGCGAGCCAGGTCGCCGGGCGAGAGGGTGTGGCGGTCGCAGTAGACGGGGCCACCGTCGTCCTCGTCGACGAAGACGCGCTCGGCGCAGTCGGCACACTCGACGGCGAGTTTCCCCGGCGGGGGCGCGAGCCCTTCGGTGATCTCGATCGCGACGCGGCGGACGTGTTTGCAGCGAGCGCCGCGGAAGATGTGGTCGGGACAGCTACAGCGCCCGGCGGCGACGTCGACGAGATAGGTCGTCTCCTCGGTCTCGACCTCGTAGAGGCCGTCGCCGAGTGCGAGCACCGACATCGGTTCGGTTCGGGCTCGGCGCGATCGCTCGTCTAGCTGGTCGGGGTGCGGTACGGAGAGCGGGGTCTTCGGTGAGGCAATCGTGTTCATGGAGACGCTGGTGTGTTTCGGGTGCGTCTGTGTCGGTCGCGAAGCGGTCACCGCGGAGCGCCCACTTCGGACTGTCGTGACGTCGATCACCAATAGCAGGTGCTGGGCCCGCAAAAGGCTCTCCTTGCTGTTGCCGGCTGCCGGACGGGATGCAATTACTCGGGTAAGTCCCTGGGTCGCTCGGTGGGACTGATCGCCGACACGCCCCGACTCGCCACTAACGCGCGGACCTCTCTCCGACACGCTTTTAGTCGCACCGACGAAGTTATCGCTATGATCGACCGCGAAAGCCTCATCGAGGCTGTCGCCGCCCTCGTCAGCGTGGGAGCCATGCTCGGTGCGCTGGTCTACATCGGCTCGACCTACGGGACGGCGAACGCGCTGGGCGACGAGGGGGCGAAGGTGATGGTGGGCGCGATCGTCGTGTTCATCGCGTTCGTCACTGTCCTCGGTATCATGCTCGCGTACACGACGTCCGAGGGTGCCACAGCCGACGAACCGGACGCTGCAGCCTGATCGCGCCAGCACACGAATCGACCCGTTTCGCGCGTTCGCCGGTCGCCGTCTTCTCGTTCTCCGCATCGACATTTCTCGCTCCGTCTCGGTAGTCCCCCGCTCCTCTCTCGAGTCCGCCGCACAGGGTCCGACGAGCCGGGCCGAGCTGTGAAATCCAGACCGAGATGGAAAGACAATTCCCTCCGCCCGGTCAACGGACGCGTGATGCGAATCGCCGTTCCCAACAAGGGCCGCCTGCACGAGCCGACGATCGACCTCCTCGAGCGGGCGGGCTTGCATCTGGAAAACGGCGCCGACCGCAAACTCTACGCCGAGACCGTCGACCCCGAAGTGACCGTCCTCTTCGCCCGCGCCGCCGACATCCCCGAGTACATCGCCGACGGCGCGGCCGAGATGGGCATTACGGGCCTGGACCAGGTTCGAGAATCCGGCCAGGCGGACCGGCTGGCCGAACTGCTGGATCTCGAATTCGGTCGCTGTCGCCTCGTCCTCGCCGCCCCCGAAGACGGTGACATCGACTCCATCGGGGACCTGGCCGGGCGAACGGTCGCGACGGAGTTCCCGCACGTGACTCGCGAGTTCTTCGCCGACACGGGCGTCGACCCCGAAGTCGTCGAGGTCACCGGCGCGACGGAACTCACGCCCCACGTCGAGATGGCCGACGCCATCGTCGACATCACGAGCACGGGAACGACGCTGAAAGTGAATCGACTGGCCGTGATCGACGAGGTCCTCTCGAGTTCCGTTCGGCTGTTCGCCCGCGACGACGTCGTCGACGAACCGAAGGTCCAGGAACTTCGGACGGCGCTGTCCTCGGTCCTGACCGCGGACGGCAAGCGCTACCTGATGATGAACGTTCCCGAGGACCGCCTCGACGCGGTGCGCGACGTCATTCCCGGCCTCGGCGGGCCGACGATCATGGACGTCGCCAACGGCGGTGACAAGGTCGCCGTCCACGCCGTCGTCGACGAACGCGACGTCTTCGAGACGATTACCGAGGTCAAACGCGCCGGTGCCAGCGACATTCTCGTCACCGAGATCGAACGACTCGTCGAGTAACCACTGTCGAGGCGGCTTCTCGGATCTGGTATCGAACGATCGGTGCCCAGCACCCGCGCCGGTTGGCGACGGGTTCGGTCCGCTGTCGACCGGCGGCGTCGCCCGTACCGATTATGCCTCATTCATGTTTTGAAGAATGTAAGAAAATACTGTCTTTATTGACTGAATTGGTGGTTACTCGGCGGTAGGGTGGCTAAAACACAAGGGTTATGCCGGTAGTACCGTATTACTGTATATCCGCATGGACGGGTACGAAGACCCCGACGCGTTCGACGACCCCCGGATTTCCGCGCCGTTTTACCGGTACTGTCCCGGCGACGGCGGTGACGTCCTCCTGCTGGGCGTCGTTCACGACCATCCGGCGAGCGTCGGCCGCGTCGAGACCGTTCTCGATCGACTCGAACCGACGACGCTCGCGCTCGAACTGCCGTCGGCAGCGATCCCGCTGTACCGCGCGTACGCGACACGGCTCGACGACCGTGGCCACCCCACCGCGGGGGGCGAGATGAGTGCCGCCATCGCAGCGACCGACGCGACGGTCGCCGGGATCGACGCACCGAGCTGGTCGTTCCTGCGCCGGCTGGTGACTCGCCTCGTCGCCGATCGGGCGCCGCTGTCGACCGCCCGGCGCGTCCTCTCGAGCGTCGGCGGGGCGACCCGGACAGCACTCGCCTGCCGGCTCGCGGCGACCCTCTCCGATCCGGCCTCGGGGTGTGCCGGGGTGACCGACGCCGTGGAGTACGACGTGAGCCACGCCGACACGCCGGTTCGGCAGGCTGAACACGAGCACAGCCACGTCTCGGGCGTCACGGCCTTGCTTCGCGCGACCGATTCCGGTCCGAAACGCTACCGCGACGAGACGCGCGAGGCGTGTATGATCGATCGTCTCGACGCGCTTCGCGACGACGGCGACGTCGTCGCGGTCGTGGGCGTCGACCACCTCGACCCGCTCGCCGACGCGCTCACGCCCTGACTTCGGCCCGCTCCCCGTCTATCGAGCGGGTCGCCCCTGCTCACGTTTCGAGCGCGTCGAGCACGTATCAGCAGTCTCGCGCCCCTCCAGCACTATCGCGTCCTTCTAGCAGTCTCACGTCCAGCGCGAGTCTCACGTCCCGAGCGTCGAGAGACAGTTCCAGCAGTACGTGTAGGTCGCGTCGGCGTCGTTCGGTGCCCCGCAGGTCCGACAGGTCTGTATCTCGCCGTCGAGGTCGACGGCGTAGTCGTCGGGATCGTCGATGCCCTCGTCGAGGCCGGACCCGGCCCGGTCGTCGATCGGCGTGCCGTACCGGACGCCGGTGAGCGACCCCTCAGAGAGCGACGGCGACGCCGGCTGTTCGTCGTTCTCGCGACGGACGTAGTAGTAATAGAGCACCACGTGGAGGAGGGCGAACAGGAGGACGTAGCCGACGAGCCAGCCCCAGAGCTCCATCGCCGTGTGATACCGTCTCACCCCTCTTGTGTATTGCCCGCGTCTATGCCGGGTGTTTTCCAGTAATCAGCCGCTACGCCGTAGAAATCGGCCGTTTCGCTGCGAGCACGGCACTACCACTCGCGCTCGAACTCGTCGAAGACGTCGAGGTCGTCCGGGAGCGTCGACTCGAGGCGGCGCTCGTCCTGTCGGTTCTGTCCACCGTCCTCGAGGGGGACGGCCTCGTCCTCCCAGCCGGGCTTGACCTTCACGCTCTTGGCGGGCGTCCCGACCGCGATGTGGTGGGCCGGAACGTCGCCCTGCACGACGGCGCGCGCCCCGACGATGGCGTTCTCGCCGACCTTGCAGCCGGCCCGGACCATCGCGTCGTAGGTGACACGGGCGTCGTCGGCGACGATCGTGTGGAAGTTGGTGACTGCGGTCTGGTCCACGACGTCGTGATCGTGGCTGTAGAGGTGGACGCCGTCGGAGATAGAGGCCCGGTCGCCGATGGTGAGTTTCCCGCGGTCGTCCAGGTGCACGCCGTCGTGGATGACGGTGTTGTCGCCGACGCTGATGTTGTGGCCGTAGGTGAACGTGATCCCCTTGAAGAACCGGCAGTCGTCGCCGCAGGACTCGAAGAGGTGGTCCGCCAGCATCGCCCGGAATCGGAGCGCGAAGGCGACGTTGTCCGCGATCGGCAGGCTGTCGAACTGTCGCCAGAGCCACTGGAGGTGTTTCGACTCCTCGAACGCCTCCTCGTCCTTCTCGGCGTAGTACTCGCTCTCGAGGGTCGTGTTACAGGGATCGTAACTCTGCAATCGGACCCGTTCGGCCGTCGACACGTCCTCACCCGATTTCCAGCGCTCGTAGGCGTCCCGATCGCCCGTCAGGTCGACGAGGACGTCTTCGACGACGTCGCACGTGTCCTCCTCGTCGCTCGCCAGTCGCGCGTCGACCTCGTCGATGAAGTCGGTCATCGCCGACTCGGCCTCGTCCGGGAGCGAGACGTGCCGCTTGGTCATACGGCGTCTTTCGTCACTCGCGTTGATAGGGAGTTCGGTTCCGGAACGGCTCGTCGACTCCACCAGACACGGCGTCGCCAGCCTCGCCTACAGCGCCGCACTGGCGTTCGGTGGGCGACGGCATCCGCATGGATGCCGTCCGTCTGGGCGTGATCGGGGTCGAGGTGGCCCGCGGGCTGTACGGTGGCGCCCGGAGACGAGACGCTGTGAATCTGATGGTGGCGCGACTCGGAGGCCGGTCTGCGGGGCGCGTCGGGCGTTCCGGCGGCCCGGCTTGATAGGGCATTTTACGGTCGGGGCGGATCACGGTGGAGACGATGACGACGTTTCGGCATCTCCAGCGGGCGGTCGGCGAGTGGAGCGAGCGGCAGTTCGGCGAGCAGTCGGCCGTCAACCCACTCCTGGGCGTCGGTGAGGAGTACGGCGAGCTCGTCGACCAGCTCGACGCGACCGACCGCGTCACGGCGGCCGAACACGACTGTGTCGGCGACATGCTCGTCTTTATGGCGGACTTCTGTCACCGCCGCGGCCACGAGTACCAGGCCGCGTTCGAGGCCGACGGCACCGACGAATTCCCGTTCGAAGATCCGCTGGACGGCGTCGCTGCAGCGATTGGAGCGCTCGATAGATCCGTTCTGAAACGGCGCCAGGGAATCCGCCTCGACGACGACCGCGTCGGTGCCGCGGCGGAACGACGAGCTCTCGCGGCGTTTCTCGACCATCTCGGCGACTTCGCGAACCGGCGCGGCTACTCACTCGAGACCTGTATCGACGTCGCCTGGCACGAGGAGGTTCGCCACCGCGAGTGGGACGGATCCTCCGCGTAACCGGCCGCACGGGACCGGGTGGGTCACCCCGCCAGCGAATTGCGTCCGCTGGGGTTCTCACTCGTACCGGAGCGCATCGATCGGGTCCGTCCGCGCGGCCTTCCAGGCCGGATACAGCCCCGAGAACACGCCCACCAGGACGCCGACGGCGATCGCGAGGGCGACGTATTCGAGCGGATAGACCAGCGGGAGGTCGATGTACTGCGCTCCCAGGTAACCTGTCGCGAGGCCGAGCGCCGTCCCGAGAATCGCACCGATGACCCCGAGGACGATCGCCTCCATCAGGAAGAGTCCCAGAACGTCGCGATTCTGTGCGCCGACGGCCTTCATGATGCCGATCTCGCGGGTGCGCTCGGTGACGGAGACGAGCATGATGTTCGCGATGCCGATCGACCCGACAAGCAGGGAGATAGCCGCCACGCCGACGATGAAGTTCTGCAGCAGGCCGAGGATGTCCTGCAGCTGGGAGAGCAATTGCGTACTCGTCTGGAGGACGATCTCCAGTTCGCCGCTCGCTAACAGCGCGCTCGCGTCCGAGGCGTCGCTCTCCAGATACGAACGCGCCTGCTCTTTGGCGCGGTCGATCGCCGCGTCGTCGGCGGACGGTGCCTCGACGACGATCGCGGTGTATCGGGTTCCCGCGGCCGCCCCACCGTCGCTCTCGTTGGCTTGCTCGTCTTCGCCGGGTGCCGACGCGTTTCCGTCGGCCCCGGATCCACCAGCGGACTCGTTCTCGCCGGTCGGACCATCTGTAGCGGACTCGTTCCCATCGGTCGTCTCGTCGGAAGCGGATTCGTTTCCGTCACTCTCCTCGTCGGCCGCCGAATCCGCGCCGGCGTAGAACGGGTCCGTCGGGACGTACAGCCGCGGTGACTGGCCGAAGCCCTCGAACGGACTCAGGCCCTCGGACGTGTCGGTGATCCCGACGACCGTCACCGTTCGCGTCTCGCCGCCCTGGAAGACGAGCGTGAGTTCGTCGCCGACGGAGACGTTCGACTCGAAGGCGCCCGCGACGGCCGGGTTGACGACGGCTTCGGGTTCACCCGGTTCGAACTGCCGGCCCGTCGCGATGTCGGCTTCCCTGACGTACGTCGGCCCAGTGGCGAACGCCCCATCGCCCAGGGGAACGATAGAATCGTCAGTCGCGACCGCCTGGGTTCCGAGCGGCGCGTAGCCGTAGGCCGCGTCGATCCCGTTGCGTTCTTCGAGTGCGG containing:
- a CDS encoding acyl-CoA dehydrogenase family protein, with protein sequence MTEGRSPTSEGIDFGQFERGRHVNYWTLDPTLRRELRRVMATDEFGWAERRLESFGELGGHTVADNADRVDATGPELDPWNRYGEIQNFVRYPAEQLENDCLVYERGIVADAFEAPPGREKPMAMSHALGMLTLLSYADAGFGCPVAMTMGAAVVLRKFGDEATDPYYEALVSREYDDLIEGAMFLTEEQGGSDVGSIETTAEYDEESGYWRLAGEKWFCSNIDAEGTLALARTPDAPEGTAGLSMFLVPHADPEAVDGPLTKGDRYGTNDRRNGPAGGSDGALDPDLVNDQLYRRLKDKLGTISVPTGEVEFDGAKAILVGEEGAGFRQMAEMLNVERLANAAASCGVMGRALLESRVQAATREAFGSTIDEYPLMREDLVDMTVDYEAATAFTFEAAALLSRDERADRNEESGDGDGATEAETPLSGPTDPDRAARLLRALTPIAKLRTGRMAVDTASDAMEIQGGNGYVDDFVTHRLLRDAQVLPIWEGTENVLSLDLLRALDREDAHEPLLETIDDRLSVVSHPALADAVQTTREEYVALSQALATLSVNDDEYAQLSAKRLAHYVFDVYTAALLLAEAQADLDRDESDGENPAAGDPDPTENGDGRTALVARRFVETHLRDPDARGITSEERFPIEHFDAIVRYAPVSPSSLSVADEGE
- a CDS encoding SWIM zinc finger family protein, whose protein sequence is MNTIASPKTPLSVPHPDQLDERSRRARTEPMSVLALGDGLYEVETEETTYLVDVAAGRCSCPDHIFRGARCKHVRRVAIEITEGLAPPPGKLAVECADCAERVFVDEDDGGPVYCDRHTLSPGDLARDRETDARVTVVAVSDRRADATAVPATGEPVADYGTNSGYDGDVPVVAAVYPHATVQRNGPVPRDLQIYLFPRTRLTRVE
- a CDS encoding DUF7472 family protein, encoding MIDRESLIEAVAALVSVGAMLGALVYIGSTYGTANALGDEGAKVMVGAIVVFIAFVTVLGIMLAYTTSEGATADEPDAAA
- the hisG gene encoding ATP phosphoribosyltransferase, with protein sequence MRIAVPNKGRLHEPTIDLLERAGLHLENGADRKLYAETVDPEVTVLFARAADIPEYIADGAAEMGITGLDQVRESGQADRLAELLDLEFGRCRLVLAAPEDGDIDSIGDLAGRTVATEFPHVTREFFADTGVDPEVVEVTGATELTPHVEMADAIVDITSTGTTLKVNRLAVIDEVLSSSVRLFARDDVVDEPKVQELRTALSSVLTADGKRYLMMNVPEDRLDAVRDVIPGLGGPTIMDVANGGDKVAVHAVVDERDVFETITEVKRAGASDILVTEIERLVE
- a CDS encoding DUF7577 domain-containing protein, whose product is MELWGWLVGYVLLFALLHVVLYYYYVRRENDEQPASPSLSEGSLTGVRYGTPIDDRAGSGLDEGIDDPDDYAVDLDGEIQTCRTCGAPNDADATYTYCWNCLSTLGT
- a CDS encoding acyltransferase is translated as MTKRHVSLPDEAESAMTDFIDEVDARLASDEEDTCDVVEDVLVDLTGDRDAYERWKSGEDVSTAERVRLQSYDPCNTTLESEYYAEKDEEAFEESKHLQWLWRQFDSLPIADNVAFALRFRAMLADHLFESCGDDCRFFKGITFTYGHNISVGDNTVIHDGVHLDDRGKLTIGDRASISDGVHLYSHDHDVVDQTAVTNFHTIVADDARVTYDAMVRAGCKVGENAIVGARAVVQGDVPAHHIAVGTPAKSVKVKPGWEDEAVPLEDGGQNRQDERRLESTLPDDLDVFDEFEREW
- a CDS encoding ABC transporter permease, giving the protein MKPLALLRLAWRSIAGHRLRSALTTLGVIIGVAAVIAFVTLGASLQAGIVGDISPDDQRNVYGWAADPGTEGGPLAGAQPVVSEADLAALEERNGIDAAYGYAPLGTQAVATDDSIVPLGDGAFATGPTYVREADIATGRQFEPGEPEAVVNPAVAGAFESNVSVGDELTLVFQGGETRTVTVVGITDTSEGLSPFEGFGQSPRLYVPTDPFYAGADSAADEESDGNESASDETTDGNESATDGPTGENESAGGSGADGNASAPGEDEQANESDGGAAAGTRYTAIVVEAPSADDAAIDRAKEQARSYLESDASDASALLASGELEIVLQTSTQLLSQLQDILGLLQNFIVGVAAISLLVGSIGIANIMLVSVTERTREIGIMKAVGAQNRDVLGLFLMEAIVLGVIGAILGTALGLATGYLGAQYIDLPLVYPLEYVALAIAVGVLVGVFSGLYPAWKAARTDPIDALRYE